The nucleotide window ACCGGCCAGTCGCGCAAGGTGGCAAGGTTGGTGAAATCGTAGGTCGCATACGCGAAGAAGCCGAAGAGACAGCCGTAAAGCGCCGCGTCCTGCCAGTTGCCCGAGCGCAGCGCCGGGGCGACGGCGAAGATGACGATGCCGACCACGTAGACCAGATAGAAGACGCCGGCGACCGTGAAATTCACCTGCTCGGCCATCAGCCCGGCAAGGCGCTCGCGGTAGAACGAGCCCGCCACATGCGCCAGCCAGATGTAATCCAGCGCCAAGAAGATCAGCGCCGTGGCGCCATAGGCGATCGCATGCGACATATCCGGGGCCTTCCTGTTTTCCACACGTCGTTAAACGCAGGATCGGCGCGAGCGGTTCACCTTGCCGCCACAATGCGCGGGCTCAATCGCAAGATCCTTGCGCAAACCCGCTGTTCCCCTCTTCACACAGGATTGGAATTATTCTAAACTGCGTGCAACTGATCGCTTCGCAAAGCCGAAGCGACCGTGGTGGTGCGGCCGGAACGGCGCACACAGAATACAAGGAGAGCATCGAATGAAAGGCAGCGCAAAGGTTATCGAACGGCTCAACGAGGCGCTGTTCCTCGAGCTCGGCGCGGTGAACCAGTACTGGCTGCACTACCGCATGCTTGACGACTGGGGCCTTACCAAGCTCGCCAAGAAGGAGCGTGCCGAGTCCATCGAGGAGATGCAGCACGCCGACAAGATCATCGCGCGCATCCTGTTCCTGGAGGGTCACCCGAACCTGCAGAAGGTCGCGCCGCTGCGCATCGGCCAGGACGTCAAGGAAGTGCTGGAAGCCGATCTTGCCGGCGAGCACGAGGCCCGCACCTCCTACTCCAAGTCGCGCGACATCTGCCACGACGAGGGCGACTACGTTTCCATGAAGCTCTTCGAGGAGCTGCTGGCGGACGAGGAAGGTCACATCGACTTCCTCGAGACCCAGCTCGAGCTGCTCGAGAAGATCGGTGTCGAGCGCTACTCGCTGCTGAATTCCGGCTCGGCCGACGAAGCCGAATAAGCTCCCTGCTTCGCACCACTGCACAGCCGCCGCGCCTCCCCGGCGCGGCGGCTTTTTCATGCCCGCCCGGCCCGGCGTGCGATGCGGCGGGCACGGACGCGATTTTACAACCCAAGATTGGATATCCGGACTATCCTGCTCTTCTCGGCAGATCGGGAGGATGGCATGGCTTTCACCGCAGGCTTCGATTTCACCGAGGCGGAGGCCGCGCTCGCGCTCTCCCAGTCGATCTATGGCGCGCCCGCCATTCCGGTGCCGACGCCCGATCCGGTCGCGCTCGGCTGGTCGAAGGTCGACGGCCTGTCGCCGTCCGGCCCGACGCTGCTCGACAATCTCTGGCAGATCTGGCGAAGCGATGCCGCCCCGAACCGCTATGCGCTCGTCGTGCGCGGTACGGTCGACACGGACGCCAGCATCCTGGCCGACCTGCTGTTTCCGCTGATCGATGCAAGGCTCGACCTGGAACTCGATATCGGCGGCACGACGCTCGACATTCCCTTTCATCTCGCCCGCGACGAAACGGGCAGCGCCGTCGTCGCCGGCACCCATCTCGGCTTCACGCTCGGCCTGCTTTTGATGCTGCTGACCACCGACCGGCCGCTGCTGGCGAGCCTTGCCCGCCTGTCGCTGCTGCCGGACACGGAGCTGCTGGTCACCGGACACAGCCAGGGCGCCTCCATCGCAACGCTCGCCACCTCGTTCCTGCGCCACGCATCCGGGCCGTTCGCGCCCTTCCGCACGCTCTCTGCCAAGACCTATGTGCTGGCGCCGGCAAAGCCCGGCAACGACCACTATGCCGCCGACTACGCGGGCATCGCCGGCATGGCCGGGTTCGGCTGGACCATCGCCAGCACGCAAGGATGGGTGCCGCAGGTGCCCTTCACGCTGCAGGGACCGGGCGATCTCAACACGCCCAACCCCTTGCGCGCCTATGCCGGCGAGACGATGCCGGACAGCGATCCGCGGGTCGCGGCGATGGCACTGACGGCCGCGACGGCGGCCGAGGCCGCGCATGTCCAGGCGCTCGCGCATGCGCAGGCGAGCATCGCCGCGCTGAAGGCGGGCCTTGCCTCCATCCGCCTTGCCCCCGACGCGCTGCCGGGCGGCGGCGGCGGCGCGACGCCGGTTCCCGGCACGGCCCTCTCGCCGGTGCTCGACACGCTGCTGTCGCGGGTGCAGCTGTCGCTGAACTATGCCCCGGCAGGCGCCCTGGTGCCGCTCTTCGCCCGGCCCGGCGGCAACCCGCAGGACCCGAAGGACTATTTCTGGCAGCACCATCTCGGCAATTACTGGATCTACCTGCAGGAGCAGTACGGCGGCATGTGAACGGCCCCTGCCCCGGCGCGGGCTGGCGCTTGCAAGGCGTGCCGTGCCCCGGCACTCTTGCGCCCGGCGCAGTTGCGCCTTTCGGGAGGAGTTTCATAAATGCATTCCAATCGCTCGGCACTTGCCCTTGGTGCCTCGCTTCTCGTCTCGCTGCTTCTGGTACCGGGCGCGGCCCAAGCCGCCTGTCCGGACGATGCCGCCATCGACGCCTTCCTGGCCGCACGCGCCAGCGCGGCCCCGACGCCGCCGCCGGTCGCCGCCGGCGGATCGATGGCGGATGCCCTGTGCGCGCAAGGCAAGATCCTCGCCCGCCTGGAAACCGATCTCGGCCCGGTCGTCGGCTACAAGGCCGGCCTGACCTCGCCCAAGTCGCAGGAAGCCTTCGGCGTCACCGAGCCGGTCTTCGGCACGCTGCTTCAGGGCATGATCGTCAGGGGGAACGCCACCGCCCGCCCGGCGGAGGCGGTGCGCGCGCTGTTCGAGGCGGACCTGGTGGTCGAGATCGCCGATGCCGCCGTCAACGAGGCGGCGACGCCGGAAGAGGTGCTGGCCCATATCGCCGGCGTACGCCCGTTCCTGGAGCTGCCCGCGCTCGTCGTCGGCAAGGACGACAAGCTCGACGGTCCTGCCATCACCTCGATCAATGTCGGCGCCTGGAAAGGCGCGATGGGCGAGCTGATCGAGATCCCGCAAGGGGCCGAGGGCGTTGCCATGCTCGCCGATTTCACCGCGAAACTGACGGATGATGCGAGCGGCGAGACCCTGTCGGCAGCGCCCGGCAAGGCCGTGCTCGGCCACCCGCTCAACGCGGTCGCCTGGATCGCCGGCGTGCTGAAGGCGCAGGGCAAGGCCTTGAAGCCCGGCGACCTTGTTTCCGTCGGCTCCATCGGCCCGCTGCATCCGATGAAGCCGGGCCTGAGCGTCACGCTCACCTACGAGGGACTGCCCGGCACGCCGAAGATCGGCGCCCGGTTCGAATAGAAGCGGCGCGCCGGCCCCACAGCCCGCTCCGCTGTCGTCCCGGTTCCGGCGAAGCCGGAGACCGGGAACCAGTAACCCCAGGTCGTGCGGTTGGCGCCTCGACGCGGCCAAGATGGGAGGGCTTCACCGGAGCGTCGCCACGTGCCCCGGCGGATACTGGATGCCTGCCTGACGCAGGCATGACAACCGAGGAGCGGAACGACCGCCCTCACGTCTCGGTGCCTTTTTGCACCGCCCCTCCCCGATCAGCCCTTCTTCTTGTTGAAGGCGGCTGCAAGGGCTGCGGCCATGGCTCCGTCGCCACCGCCCTGCGGGGGACGCGAACCGCCAGAACCGCCGCCACCGCCGGGCCCGCCGCGACGCGGACCGCCGGGGCCGCCCTTCGGCCGGTCGCCACCGCCGCCAGGACCACCAGAACCACCGGGACCGCCGCGCGGCCGGTCGGAGCCGCCGGCACCCCGCGCGCCGGCCTCCGCGCCGCCGTCCTTGCGCATGGTGAGGCCGATGCGCTTGCGCGCCATGTCGACCTCCACGACCTTCACCCGGACGATGTCGCCG belongs to Stappia indica and includes:
- a CDS encoding lipase family protein → MAFTAGFDFTEAEAALALSQSIYGAPAIPVPTPDPVALGWSKVDGLSPSGPTLLDNLWQIWRSDAAPNRYALVVRGTVDTDASILADLLFPLIDARLDLELDIGGTTLDIPFHLARDETGSAVVAGTHLGFTLGLLLMLLTTDRPLLASLARLSLLPDTELLVTGHSQGASIATLATSFLRHASGPFAPFRTLSAKTYVLAPAKPGNDHYAADYAGIAGMAGFGWTIASTQGWVPQVPFTLQGPGDLNTPNPLRAYAGETMPDSDPRVAAMALTAATAAEAAHVQALAHAQASIAALKAGLASIRLAPDALPGGGGGATPVPGTALSPVLDTLLSRVQLSLNYAPAGALVPLFARPGGNPQDPKDYFWQHHLGNYWIYLQEQYGGM
- a CDS encoding DUF2177 family protein translates to MSHAIAYGATALIFLALDYIWLAHVAGSFYRERLAGLMAEQVNFTVAGVFYLVYVVGIVIFAVAPALRSGNWQDAALYGCLFGFFAYATYDFTNLATLRDWPVVVTVVDVAWGTFVTGFSATVGYIVARNFV
- the bfr gene encoding bacterioferritin; this encodes MKGSAKVIERLNEALFLELGAVNQYWLHYRMLDDWGLTKLAKKERAESIEEMQHADKIIARILFLEGHPNLQKVAPLRIGQDVKEVLEADLAGEHEARTSYSKSRDICHDEGDYVSMKLFEELLADEEGHIDFLETQLELLEKIGVERYSLLNSGSADEAE
- a CDS encoding 2-keto-4-pentenoate hydratase, giving the protein MHSNRSALALGASLLVSLLLVPGAAQAACPDDAAIDAFLAARASAAPTPPPVAAGGSMADALCAQGKILARLETDLGPVVGYKAGLTSPKSQEAFGVTEPVFGTLLQGMIVRGNATARPAEAVRALFEADLVVEIADAAVNEAATPEEVLAHIAGVRPFLELPALVVGKDDKLDGPAITSINVGAWKGAMGELIEIPQGAEGVAMLADFTAKLTDDASGETLSAAPGKAVLGHPLNAVAWIAGVLKAQGKALKPGDLVSVGSIGPLHPMKPGLSVTLTYEGLPGTPKIGARFE